One Nitrospina watsonii DNA segment encodes these proteins:
- a CDS encoding response regulator — MTDEQKFDQSNKRVLLVDDTPSNLAVLRGALEPEGYRLAFASNGNETLEIVPELMPDLILLDVMMPGIDGFETCRRLKSTDIGLNIPIIFITARRETQDVVEGFQAGGVDYIRKPIQQEEVCARVRNHLELLHLRRSLKQQYDKTREVLEETLNGSVSILMELLTNFDSNLFSRGAKVREVVREIGSVLKYEEVWQLELAAMLAPIGNITIPPHILYKKSRKMALTVREEELFRNIPRTSTKLLENIPHLKDVSKVVMYHKKGYDGSGYPSGTLEGKSIPLGSRILNLVFDLTELEGGGVTRVQALEKMKERRAHYDPDLIRTLHEHFKNQEQKNEEKRVQAIKLEDLKVGHIMAKRVDSVDGTLLLSPGQTITQAKLLLLKNHHLITGIKEPIHVVSEE; from the coding sequence ATGACTGACGAGCAAAAGTTCGACCAATCCAATAAACGGGTGTTGCTGGTGGATGACACTCCGTCCAACCTTGCCGTCCTGCGGGGCGCGTTGGAACCGGAGGGGTACCGGCTGGCGTTTGCCTCCAATGGCAACGAAACGCTCGAGATCGTTCCTGAATTGATGCCCGATCTGATCCTGCTCGATGTCATGATGCCGGGCATCGATGGGTTTGAAACCTGCCGCCGTTTGAAGTCCACCGACATCGGTCTGAATATTCCCATCATCTTCATCACCGCAAGGCGGGAGACCCAGGACGTGGTGGAAGGGTTTCAGGCCGGAGGTGTCGATTACATCCGCAAGCCCATTCAACAGGAAGAGGTCTGCGCGCGCGTTCGCAACCATCTGGAGTTGCTCCATCTGCGCCGCTCCCTCAAACAGCAATACGATAAAACCCGCGAAGTGCTGGAAGAAACCCTCAACGGCAGCGTCTCCATCCTGATGGAATTGCTGACCAACTTTGACAGCAACCTGTTCAGCCGCGGCGCCAAGGTGCGGGAAGTGGTGCGCGAGATCGGCTCGGTCCTCAAGTATGAAGAGGTCTGGCAGTTGGAATTGGCGGCCATGCTGGCGCCCATCGGCAACATCACCATCCCGCCGCACATCCTTTATAAAAAAAGCCGCAAGATGGCGCTTACGGTGCGGGAGGAAGAACTGTTCCGCAACATTCCCAGGACCAGCACCAAACTGCTGGAAAATATCCCGCACCTCAAGGACGTCTCCAAAGTGGTCATGTATCATAAAAAAGGTTACGACGGGTCCGGCTATCCGTCCGGCACGCTGGAGGGCAAATCCATTCCGCTCGGATCGCGTATCCTGAACCTGGTTTTTGATCTGACGGAACTGGAAGGCGGCGGGGTGACGCGAGTCCAAGCCTTGGAAAAAATGAAGGAACGAAGAGCGCACTACGATCCCGATCTGATCCGCACCCTCCACGAACATTTCAAAAATCAGGAACAGAAAAACGAAGAAAAACGCGTGCAGGCGATCAAGCTGGAAGACCTCAAGGTTGGCCACATCATGGCCAAGCGCGTGGATTCGGTGGATGGCACCCTGCTGTTGTCACCGGGTCAGACCATCACCCAGGCCAAACTGCTCCTGCTGAAAAACCACCACCTCATCACCGGCATCAAAGAACCCATTCATGTGGTGAGCGAGGAGTGA
- a CDS encoding VOC family protein produces MELDGIHHIGVNVRDLDRAEAFYTQVLGFRVSERYAESMRHLMLDTGGTGLHLFEHPDLNMDAALRTLSEEGCMHLAFGTTRKRFDGIVAELKEKEVPFRGPLVLGKGESVHFQDPDGNHLEIRCPAQNAGD; encoded by the coding sequence ATGGAACTCGACGGCATTCATCATATCGGCGTCAACGTGCGCGATCTCGACCGGGCGGAAGCGTTTTACACGCAGGTGCTGGGATTCCGGGTGAGCGAGCGCTATGCGGAGTCGATGCGGCACCTCATGCTGGACACGGGCGGCACCGGCCTGCATCTGTTCGAACACCCCGATCTCAATATGGACGCGGCACTGCGCACGTTGAGCGAGGAAGGCTGCATGCACCTCGCGTTCGGCACCACGCGTAAGCGGTTCGACGGGATCGTTGCGGAATTGAAGGAGAAGGAGGTGCCGTTTCGGGGACCGCTGGTGCTGGGCAAGGGCGAATCGGTGCACTTCCAGGATCCGGACGGCAACCATCTGGAGATCCGTTGTCCCGCCCAGAACGCCGGGGACTGA
- a CDS encoding transporter, translating to MARHTLIGMISTMLWLLPAAAGAADPAPIVTDRPGQSDASSVVAPGTLQMELGYNLTHDDDSGHAISHTQPLPLWRLGLTDWVELRFALDGYAHQEGPGPSDRSGFGDGNIGTKFYFWGLQGMRPEFAIDWGVSLPFGDDEVSRNRYDPFMRLLFTSVITERFSITYNLGAEWNTTTLADGRTDTLGAYTYTFSPTLALTNRWAIFAEVFGSVPMDPADDAHTFNGGVLWLITPDWQFDLSAGVGLNDAANDLFIAAGLSTRWTNLF from the coding sequence ATGGCGCGACACACTCTCATTGGAATGATATCAACGATGCTGTGGCTGCTGCCTGCAGCGGCGGGGGCCGCGGACCCTGCGCCCATCGTCACCGACCGGCCCGGGCAATCGGACGCCAGCAGTGTGGTCGCGCCGGGCACGCTGCAGATGGAACTGGGCTACAACCTGACCCACGACGACGACAGCGGTCATGCCATCTCCCACACCCAGCCCTTGCCGTTATGGCGGCTGGGACTGACGGACTGGGTGGAGTTGCGCTTCGCACTGGACGGCTACGCGCACCAGGAAGGCCCCGGCCCGTCGGACCGTTCTGGTTTTGGCGACGGCAATATCGGCACCAAGTTTTATTTCTGGGGACTGCAGGGAATGCGGCCCGAGTTCGCCATCGACTGGGGCGTGAGCCTGCCTTTCGGCGACGATGAGGTGTCGCGCAACCGCTACGATCCGTTCATGCGCCTCCTGTTCACCAGCGTCATCACCGAGCGCTTCAGCATCACCTACAACCTGGGCGCGGAATGGAACACCACCACGCTGGCCGATGGACGGACCGACACTCTGGGCGCTTACACCTACACCTTTTCACCGACGCTGGCGCTCACGAACCGATGGGCGATATTCGCGGAAGTGTTCGGTTCGGTGCCGATGGACCCGGCGGACGACGCCCACACCTTCAACGGCGGCGTGCTGTGGTTGATCACCCCCGACTGGCAGTTCGATCTTTCCGCCGGGGTGGGGCTGAACGACGCCGCCAACGATCTGTTCATCGCCGCCGGCCTTTCCACGCGCTGGACCAACTTGTTCTGA
- a CDS encoding glycosyltransferase family 4 protein: MKLIVNTETLTHPLRGIGNYTLHLLKGLRQQATPGTVMCFNGSDRLLTIEEVEASLKNAACDADSLICRELICEAPRDAIDARFRELTRSHTDAVYLEPECLNRPFDGRVIPIIYDLSPFRHPEFHRDAYRAMLQTCVPACLERAAHILTVSEFTRSELVSLWGLPRDKITIVPPGVSPEFHPRSPEDVEATRKKYKLPAKYLLAVGTLEPRKNQTNLIAAYSRLSKSLRTHHALVLIGAQGWGAERLEAVIRSYRHPDELFWLGYVEQADLPALYSGAYGFVYASVYEGFGMCLLEAMASGVPVLTSNQSALPEVANKVALLTNPLNLNSLTRNLERLIRDEAFRSNAHLEGPEKTLNYSWDTSAQQVARTLKKMAETH; encoded by the coding sequence TTGAAGCTGATTGTCAACACCGAAACGCTCACGCATCCTCTGCGCGGCATCGGAAACTACACCCTGCATCTGCTCAAGGGCCTCAGGCAACAGGCCACGCCGGGGACGGTGATGTGCTTCAACGGATCCGACCGGCTGCTGACGATCGAGGAGGTGGAGGCATCCCTGAAGAACGCGGCCTGCGACGCCGACAGCCTGATTTGCCGCGAGCTGATCTGCGAAGCGCCGCGTGACGCCATCGACGCCCGTTTCCGGGAATTGACCCGTTCCCATACCGATGCGGTGTATCTGGAACCCGAGTGTCTGAATCGCCCTTTCGACGGACGGGTGATCCCCATCATTTATGATTTGTCGCCGTTCCGTCACCCCGAGTTCCACCGCGATGCCTACCGGGCCATGCTGCAAACCTGCGTGCCCGCATGCCTGGAGCGGGCGGCGCACATCCTCACCGTATCCGAGTTCACGCGCAGTGAGTTGGTCTCCCTGTGGGGGCTGCCGCGGGATAAAATCACCATCGTTCCTCCGGGGGTGTCGCCGGAGTTCCACCCCCGGTCACCGGAGGACGTGGAAGCGACCCGGAAAAAGTACAAACTGCCCGCAAAGTACCTGCTGGCCGTGGGCACGTTGGAACCTCGCAAGAACCAGACCAACCTGATCGCCGCTTACTCCCGCCTGTCGAAAAGTCTGCGCACGCATCACGCGCTCGTCCTCATCGGGGCGCAGGGTTGGGGTGCCGAACGTTTGGAGGCGGTGATCCGGTCCTATCGCCACCCGGACGAATTGTTCTGGCTGGGCTATGTTGAGCAGGCCGACCTCCCCGCTCTGTACTCGGGAGCATACGGGTTCGTTTACGCTTCCGTGTACGAAGGCTTCGGCATGTGCCTGTTGGAAGCCATGGCCAGCGGCGTGCCGGTGCTGACGTCGAACCAGTCGGCATTGCCGGAGGTGGCCAACAAGGTGGCGCTGCTGACCAATCCCCTCAATCTGAATTCCCTGACCCGCAATCTGGAACGGTTGATCCGCGATGAAGCATTCCGTTCCAACGCCCATCTGGAAGGACCGGAAAAAACGTTGAACTATTCGTGGGACACCAGCGCCCAACAGGTAGCACGGACTTTAAAAAAAATGGCTGAGACTCATTGA
- a CDS encoding CobW family GTP-binding protein: protein MQTETGTHRELPVTLLTGFLGSGKTTLLNHILTGRHGRRIAVIENEFGEIGIDHDLVIGADEDLFEMSNGCVCCSIKGDLVETLNRLLARQRQIDYIVIEATGLASPGPIAQAFMVEEDIAQGLKLDGVVTLVDCKHIWNHLDELDVAWEQIAFANVLLLNKTDLVTADELERVRQRIAAINPTATVHETKHAELDLEQVLDIGGFDLDRLDFDAAPHDHAQDDADDSDDDPGTEPRHGDAITSVGLTVPGHIDPDRFNIWLQMLLLTEGMDVFRAKGILNIEDSPNRYVFQSVYMMFGGKEDRPWGDTPRQNTLLFIGRHLNRERLERGVQACLV, encoded by the coding sequence ATGCAAACTGAAACTGGAACGCACCGGGAGCTCCCGGTCACCCTGTTGACGGGGTTTCTCGGTTCCGGCAAAACCACGTTGCTCAACCACATCCTCACCGGCCGGCACGGCCGCCGCATCGCCGTCATCGAAAACGAGTTCGGCGAGATCGGTATCGATCACGATCTGGTCATCGGCGCCGATGAAGACCTGTTCGAGATGAGCAACGGCTGCGTCTGCTGCTCGATCAAGGGCGACCTGGTGGAAACCCTCAACCGCCTGCTCGCACGTCAGCGGCAGATCGATTACATCGTCATCGAGGCGACGGGGCTGGCTTCGCCCGGACCCATCGCGCAGGCGTTCATGGTGGAAGAGGACATCGCCCAGGGGCTCAAGCTCGACGGCGTGGTGACGCTGGTTGATTGCAAACACATCTGGAACCATCTCGATGAACTGGACGTGGCGTGGGAGCAGATCGCGTTTGCCAACGTGCTCCTGCTCAACAAGACCGACCTGGTGACGGCGGACGAGCTGGAGCGCGTGCGCCAACGCATCGCCGCCATCAACCCCACCGCCACCGTGCATGAAACCAAACATGCCGAGCTGGACCTGGAGCAGGTGCTGGATATCGGCGGCTTCGATCTCGACCGCCTCGACTTCGACGCCGCGCCGCACGATCACGCGCAGGACGATGCAGACGACAGCGATGACGATCCCGGCACCGAACCCCGGCACGGCGACGCCATCACCTCCGTCGGCCTCACCGTGCCCGGTCACATCGACCCGGACCGGTTCAACATCTGGTTGCAGATGCTGCTCCTCACCGAAGGCATGGACGTGTTCCGCGCCAAGGGGATTCTGAACATCGAGGATTCGCCCAACCGTTACGTATTCCAGAGCGTGTACATGATGTTCGGCGGCAAAGAAGACCGGCCGTGGGGCGACACGCCCAGGCAGAACACACTGTTGTTCATCGGCCGCCACCTCAACCGCGAGCGCCTCGAACGGGGCGTGCAAGCCTGTCTGGTGTGA
- a CDS encoding SDR family oxidoreductase, protein MTSSTQKKLFCFGLGYVGSALAAALHGEGWAVGGTCRTPEKQRTLSAAGWSVAVFDAPAVVPDLAAALEEATHVLVSIPPKPEIGDVVRHHFHDALESARQVEWIGYLSTTGVYGDHDGNWVDETTPLMPKFPHQQRRAEAERAWMRLAYSASSPVHLFRLAGIYGPGRNPFVKIQNGTAQRIDKPGLMFGRVHVDDVVQVLQASIARPHAGRVYNVVDNIPASPREVIQHACDLLQVKPPRLVAFEDAELSEMGKSFYLTNKRVDNHRIKSELGVKLRYPGYRAGLDALFADFK, encoded by the coding sequence GTGACTTCTTCAACGCAAAAAAAACTATTCTGTTTCGGCCTCGGCTATGTGGGCTCCGCGTTGGCCGCGGCGTTGCACGGCGAAGGCTGGGCGGTGGGCGGCACCTGCCGCACGCCGGAGAAGCAACGCACATTGAGCGCCGCGGGTTGGTCGGTGGCGGTGTTCGACGCGCCCGCCGTGGTGCCGGACCTGGCCGCGGCGTTGGAAGAGGCCACGCACGTGCTGGTCTCCATCCCACCGAAACCGGAAATCGGCGATGTGGTGCGGCATCATTTCCATGACGCGTTGGAGTCGGCCAGGCAGGTCGAGTGGATCGGTTACCTCTCGACCACCGGCGTGTACGGCGATCACGACGGCAACTGGGTGGATGAAACCACGCCGCTGATGCCGAAGTTTCCGCATCAACAGCGCCGCGCCGAAGCCGAACGGGCGTGGATGCGTCTCGCTTACAGCGCTTCGTCGCCGGTGCACCTGTTCCGGCTGGCGGGCATTTACGGTCCGGGCCGCAATCCCTTCGTCAAAATCCAGAACGGCACCGCCCAGCGCATCGACAAACCGGGGCTGATGTTCGGCCGCGTGCACGTGGACGACGTGGTGCAGGTGCTGCAAGCCTCCATCGCCCGGCCGCATGCCGGCCGCGTGTACAACGTCGTCGATAACATTCCCGCATCGCCGCGCGAGGTGATCCAGCATGCCTGCGACCTGTTGCAGGTGAAACCGCCCAGGCTGGTGGCTTTCGAAGATGCCGAGCTCAGCGAGATGGGGAAAAGTTTTTACCTGACCAACAAACGCGTGGACAATCACCGCATCAAATCCGAACTGGGGGTGAAGCTGCGTTATCCCGGTTACCGCGCCGGCCTGGACGCCCTGTTCGCCGATTTCAAGTAA
- a CDS encoding NupC/NupG family nucleoside CNT transporter yields MEDTPYRLLSLTGFFVIAALAWVNDALIALIDASRRGSVFLFGPLALGPGESRPDGTQSIGFVLAMQVLPAVIFFAALIAGLYHLRVMQPVVRFFARLFYRGMGLSGAEALSASANLFVGIESSLTVRPYLERMTRSELLTLLTCMMATVASTVLAVYVLALQNVFPQIAGHLVSASLISIPCAILISKLALPETEPPVTAGEVPDDTAYDGSETPPANLMVALMDGGRQGVGMAVGIATLLIVVLGLEAVLDLLLRQLPAVAGADLTLARILGWLTWPFVVLLGLRPEEWQLASEILGSRFVETEVTAYFTLAAVQGGEIPAFSPRSLTVLTYALCGFVHIASMGIFIGGVSSLMPQRVREVSVLGLRALWTSFLATLLTGCVAGVLA; encoded by the coding sequence ATGGAAGACACGCCGTACCGCCTGCTGTCACTGACCGGGTTTTTCGTCATCGCCGCCTTGGCGTGGGTGAACGACGCCCTGATCGCGTTGATCGACGCCTCGCGCCGGGGCAGCGTGTTCCTGTTCGGCCCGCTGGCCCTGGGACCGGGCGAGAGCCGCCCCGACGGCACGCAGTCGATCGGCTTCGTGCTGGCCATGCAGGTGCTGCCCGCCGTGATTTTTTTCGCCGCCCTCATCGCCGGACTGTATCACTTGCGGGTCATGCAACCCGTGGTGCGGTTTTTCGCGCGCCTCTTTTACCGGGGGATGGGACTGTCCGGCGCGGAGGCGCTGTCGGCGTCGGCGAACCTGTTCGTCGGCATCGAGTCCAGCCTCACCGTGCGTCCGTATCTCGAACGCATGACGCGTTCCGAATTGTTGACGCTGCTCACTTGCATGATGGCCACCGTCGCCAGCACCGTGCTTGCCGTGTACGTGCTCGCTTTGCAAAACGTGTTTCCGCAGATCGCCGGGCACCTGGTGTCGGCGTCGCTCATCTCCATCCCCTGCGCCATCCTCATCAGCAAGCTGGCCCTGCCTGAAACCGAGCCACCCGTGACCGCCGGCGAAGTGCCCGACGACACGGCGTACGATGGATCCGAGACGCCGCCGGCCAACCTGATGGTGGCGTTGATGGATGGCGGACGGCAGGGTGTGGGCATGGCGGTGGGCATTGCCACGCTGTTGATCGTGGTGCTGGGACTGGAAGCGGTGCTGGACCTGTTGCTGAGGCAACTGCCCGCCGTGGCCGGGGCGGATCTCACGCTGGCGCGCATCCTGGGCTGGCTGACGTGGCCGTTCGTGGTGCTGTTGGGATTGCGTCCGGAAGAATGGCAGCTGGCGTCCGAGATTCTGGGATCGCGCTTCGTGGAGACGGAAGTGACGGCGTACTTCACGCTGGCAGCCGTGCAGGGCGGGGAGATTCCCGCGTTCAGCCCGCGCTCGCTGACCGTGCTGACGTATGCGCTGTGCGGATTTGTACACATCGCGAGCATGGGGATATTTATCGGCGGCGTATCGAGCCTGATGCCGCAACGCGTGCGTGAGGTGTCGGTGCTGGGCCTGCGCGCGTTGTGGACGTCGTTTCTGGCGACCCTGCTGACCGGGTGCGTGGCCGGGGTGCTGGCCTGA
- a CDS encoding STAS-like domain-containing protein — translation MEILLKEDIGTRCMALDDGIRLYEKILPELKAKRAVKLDFTGVEAVFSPFLMGCIGRLLDHFEKEMLMEQLVLRNIQPEHLKTLNEFIDRAEQRLTEKTDLESMKDFFEEDEIGDI, via the coding sequence ATGGAAATTTTATTGAAAGAAGATATCGGAACGCGATGCATGGCATTGGACGACGGCATCCGGTTGTATGAAAAAATACTGCCGGAGCTGAAAGCGAAACGTGCGGTGAAGCTGGACTTCACCGGTGTGGAGGCCGTGTTCTCCCCGTTCCTGATGGGCTGCATCGGCCGCCTGCTCGATCACTTTGAAAAAGAAATGTTGATGGAGCAACTCGTTTTGCGCAATATCCAGCCCGAACACCTGAAGACCCTCAACGAGTTCATCGACCGCGCCGAACAACGGCTCACTGAAAAGACCGACCTCGAATCCATGAAGGATTTTTTCGAGGAAGACGAAATCGGCGATATTTGA
- the nirK gene encoding copper-containing nitrite reductase has protein sequence MNIRLGPLLFLLAGILASPALAEPPHHQHRSGALHSVGPGEAPHFHHVDLDKLIHVDDIAKAPDVLPPPIQRKKPQTVKFELEFRELVSTLAPDTEFVFWTFNGTVPGPLMRARVGDTVELTLTNHATSTHSHSIDLHAVTGPGGGAGLSEVKPGETRTIAFKALKPGVYLYHCATPNVPSHITNGLYGLIIIDPEEGWPQVDHEFYIMQGEFYTRGSVGETGFQDFSPDKMMQERPEYIVWNGRVKSLTGDKALRARRGERIRIFVGNGGVSRVLNFHIIGEMFDAVYPEGAMGPPRHGVQTTLVPAGGAAMVELVLENAGDYILLDHAIARIDRGSYGLLQVEGDPAPGLLFVP, from the coding sequence ATGAATATTCGATTGGGCCCGCTGCTCTTTCTACTGGCAGGCATACTGGCATCCCCGGCTCTGGCGGAGCCTCCGCATCATCAGCACCGATCGGGCGCTTTGCACTCCGTTGGACCCGGTGAAGCGCCGCATTTTCATCACGTCGATCTTGACAAACTGATCCACGTGGACGATATCGCCAAAGCACCTGACGTGTTGCCTCCCCCCATTCAACGCAAGAAACCGCAAACCGTCAAGTTCGAGTTGGAATTCCGCGAACTGGTGTCCACCCTGGCGCCTGACACCGAATTCGTTTTCTGGACGTTCAACGGCACCGTGCCGGGTCCCCTGATGCGCGCCCGCGTCGGCGATACGGTGGAGTTGACGTTGACCAATCACGCCACCAGCACGCACTCGCATTCCATCGATCTGCACGCCGTCACCGGTCCCGGTGGCGGGGCGGGCCTGTCCGAAGTCAAGCCGGGCGAGACGCGCACGATTGCGTTCAAAGCGCTCAAGCCCGGTGTGTACCTGTACCACTGCGCCACGCCCAACGTGCCGTCGCACATCACCAACGGCTTGTATGGGTTGATCATCATCGACCCGGAAGAGGGCTGGCCGCAGGTGGATCATGAATTCTACATCATGCAGGGCGAATTTTATACACGCGGGAGCGTCGGCGAGACCGGATTCCAGGACTTTTCTCCCGACAAGATGATGCAGGAGCGGCCGGAGTACATCGTCTGGAACGGACGCGTGAAGTCGCTGACCGGGGACAAGGCCCTGCGCGCCCGGCGGGGTGAGCGCATCCGCATTTTTGTCGGCAACGGCGGCGTGTCGCGCGTTTTGAATTTTCACATCATCGGTGAAATGTTCGACGCCGTGTACCCGGAAGGGGCGATGGGCCCGCCGCGCCACGGCGTGCAGACCACGCTGGTCCCTGCCGGGGGTGCGGCCATGGTTGAGCTGGTCCTCGAAAACGCCGGCGACTACATCCTGCTCGATCACGCCATCGCCCGCATCGACCGCGGCTCTTACGGCCTGTTGCAGGTGGAGGGCGACCCGGCCCCCGGCCTGCTGTTCGTGCCCTGA
- a CDS encoding SxtJ family membrane protein, whose amino-acid sequence MNASHEMLDGDDPASGSSDRNFGLVFAAVFTLIGVWPLVSGEPPRGMALVLAAVFALLAFLRPGWLHLLNRGWMRLGAMMSRVMNPVILGILFFGVVMPTGLFLRLVGKDLLRLRFDRQARSYWIDREAPGPAPESLTHQF is encoded by the coding sequence ATGAATGCTTCTCACGAAATGCTGGATGGAGATGACCCTGCGTCGGGTTCTTCTGACAGAAACTTCGGCTTGGTTTTTGCCGCCGTGTTCACGTTGATCGGCGTGTGGCCGCTGGTTTCCGGCGAGCCGCCGCGCGGCATGGCATTGGTTTTAGCGGCTGTTTTCGCCCTTCTTGCCTTCTTGCGTCCCGGCTGGCTGCATCTTCTCAACCGGGGCTGGATGCGGCTGGGCGCGATGATGAGCCGGGTGATGAATCCGGTGATTCTGGGCATTCTGTTTTTTGGCGTGGTGATGCCGACGGGCCTATTCCTGCGCCTTGTAGGAAAAGATCTGTTGCGGCTCCGGTTCGATCGTCAGGCCAGAAGTTACTGGATCGACCGCGAGGCGCCCGGTCCTGCACCGGAGTCTCTGACTCACCAGTTTTAG
- a CDS encoding DUF5989 family protein: MTLVKEFWLFVRIRKKYWLLPIMTLLFMMAGLVVLTQGSAIAPFIYTLF, translated from the coding sequence GTGACGCTGGTCAAGGAATTTTGGTTGTTTGTGCGCATCCGCAAAAAATACTGGCTGCTGCCGATCATGACCCTGCTTTTCATGATGGCCGGGCTGGTGGTGTTGACACAGGGTTCCGCCATTGCGCCCTTCATCTATACGTTGTTCTGA
- a CDS encoding carbamoyltransferase family protein: MRVLGISAYYHDSAAALLQAGRVVAAAQEERFTRLRHDARFPEHAIRYCLHHAGIGLDAIDRIVFYEKPFLKFERLLETCLAFAPRGFQTFQKAIPVWIKEKLFQKKMLHHRLQALGWEGDPDRDLLFSEHHLSHAASAFYPSPFEEAAVLTLDGVGEWATASCGIGRGRELTLLKEIHFPHSLGLLYSAFTHYAGFRVNSGEYKLMGLAPYGEPRYKDAILENLIDVKDDGSFRLDLSYFNYCTGLTMTNERFHRLFGGPPRRPETEALSERHMDLAASIQAVTEEVVLRLARSLAKETGMKHLCLAGGVALNCVANGRVLREGGFERIWIQPAAGDAGGALGAAFCGYHLFERHPRTVSAGLDGMQGAYLGPEFSQEDIRTRLEALGAQFVVMDDSDLVEACAEALAAGQAVGWFQGRMEFGPRALGNRSILGDPRSPDMQSVLNLKVKNRESFRPFAPSVLREEVARYFEMDADSPYMLLVAEVAQRRRRSLSDADRQRTGFDKLKVARSDLPAVTHVDGSARIQTVHKETNPRYDALIRAFQRRTGCPVLVNTSFNVRGEPVVCTPEDAFRCFMGTEIDVLAMGNCYLKKAEQNPALKKNHAGAFELD, translated from the coding sequence ATGCGTGTTCTCGGCATCTCCGCCTATTACCACGACAGCGCCGCCGCGTTGTTGCAGGCGGGGCGGGTGGTGGCGGCGGCACAGGAAGAACGCTTCACCCGCCTGAGGCACGACGCCCGCTTCCCCGAACACGCCATCCGCTACTGCCTCCATCATGCAGGCATCGGTCTCGATGCCATCGATCGCATCGTTTTCTACGAAAAACCCTTTTTGAAATTCGAACGCCTGTTGGAAACCTGTCTCGCGTTCGCGCCACGCGGCTTTCAAACTTTCCAGAAAGCCATTCCGGTCTGGATCAAGGAAAAGCTGTTCCAGAAAAAGATGCTGCACCACCGGTTGCAGGCGCTGGGCTGGGAAGGCGACCCGGACCGCGACCTGCTGTTTTCCGAGCACCATCTCAGCCACGCCGCCAGCGCGTTTTATCCGTCGCCGTTTGAAGAGGCGGCGGTGCTGACGCTGGACGGGGTCGGCGAATGGGCCACGGCGTCGTGCGGCATCGGTCGCGGGCGCGAACTCACCCTGCTCAAGGAAATTCATTTCCCGCATTCGCTCGGCCTGTTGTATTCGGCGTTCACCCATTACGCCGGGTTTCGGGTCAATTCCGGCGAGTACAAGCTGATGGGACTCGCGCCTTACGGCGAGCCGCGCTACAAGGACGCCATCCTCGAAAACCTGATCGACGTGAAAGACGACGGCAGTTTCCGGCTGGATCTGTCCTACTTCAATTACTGCACCGGCCTGACCATGACGAACGAACGGTTCCATCGCCTGTTCGGCGGGCCGCCGCGCCGGCCGGAAACCGAGGCGTTGAGCGAACGCCACATGGACCTGGCGGCATCCATCCAGGCGGTGACGGAGGAGGTGGTGCTCAGGCTGGCGCGGTCTCTGGCTAAAGAAACCGGCATGAAACATCTGTGCCTGGCGGGGGGCGTGGCGCTCAACTGTGTCGCCAACGGGCGCGTGCTGCGCGAGGGTGGTTTCGAGCGCATCTGGATTCAGCCTGCCGCCGGCGATGCGGGGGGAGCGCTGGGGGCGGCTTTTTGCGGATATCATTTGTTCGAGCGGCACCCGCGCACGGTGAGCGCCGGGTTGGACGGCATGCAGGGTGCGTATCTCGGTCCGGAGTTTTCGCAGGAGGACATCCGGACGCGACTGGAAGCCCTGGGCGCGCAGTTTGTGGTGATGGACGACAGCGATTTGGTCGAGGCCTGTGCCGAAGCGCTGGCGGCGGGGCAGGCGGTGGGCTGGTTCCAGGGCCGCATGGAGTTCGGCCCGCGCGCCTTGGGCAACCGTTCCATTCTGGGCGATCCCCGGTCGCCGGACATGCAGTCGGTGCTCAACCTGAAAGTCAAAAACCGCGAATCGTTCCGCCCGTTCGCGCCCTCGGTGCTGCGGGAAGAAGTCGCCCGGTATTTTGAGATGGATGCGGACAGTCCGTACATGTTATTGGTGGCGGAGGTGGCCCAACGCCGTCGCCGCAGCCTGAGTGACGCGGACCGGCAGCGCACCGGCTTCGATAAACTCAAGGTGGCGCGGTCGGATCTGCCGGCGGTGACGCATGTGGATGGTTCGGCACGCATTCAAACAGTTCACAAAGAGACCAATCCCCGCTATGATGCTTTGATCCGGGCGTTTCAACGGCGCACCGGGTGCCCGGTGCTGGTCAACACCAGTTTCAATGTGCGCGGCGAACCGGTCGTGTGCACGCCGGAGGATGCGTTCCGTTGTTTCATGGGCACGGAGATCGACGTGCTCGCCATGGGCAATTGTTATTTGAAAAAGGCAGAGCAGAACCCCGCTCTCAAGAAAAACCATGCCGGGGCGTTTGAGCTGGATTGA